One window from the genome of Mycolicibacterium gadium encodes:
- a CDS encoding MmpS family protein, protein MKRLWIPLLVLVVACAGGFTVSRLHGIFGSENRPAYADTKVEDSKPFNPKHLTYEVFGPAGSVASISYFDANSEPTFIEGASLPWTLEFEITETSAAGSVLAQSNSDSIGCRILVDDEVKAEKISNQHNAFTSCLLKAA, encoded by the coding sequence CTGAAGCGGCTTTGGATCCCGCTCCTGGTGCTGGTGGTCGCCTGCGCCGGGGGGTTCACGGTGTCGCGCCTGCATGGCATCTTCGGCTCTGAGAATCGTCCCGCCTACGCCGACACGAAGGTCGAGGACAGCAAACCCTTCAATCCCAAGCATCTGACCTATGAGGTGTTCGGGCCTGCCGGTTCGGTCGCAAGTATCAGTTACTTCGACGCGAATTCTGAGCCAACTTTTATCGAGGGCGCGAGTCTGCCTTGGACGCTGGAATTCGAAATCACCGAAACGTCGGCCGCGGGCAGCGTCTTGGCGCAGAGCAACAGCGACAGCATTGGGTGCCGCATCCTCGTCGACGATGAGGTCAAAGCCGAGAAGATCTCCAATCAACACAACGCCTTCACGTCGTGTCTGCTGAAGGCCGCATGA
- a CDS encoding zinc-dependent metalloprotease — protein sequence MADLPFGFSPGDDPERDKRKKDPDSGSGDAGGPTPGDPFGMGFAGGSEFDMSQLGQIFSRLGEMFSGAGNVTADGAKSGPVNYDLARQLASSSIGFVAPVSENTSSAISDAVHLAETWLDGVTALPAGTTKTVAWTPTDWVDNTLETWKRLCDPVAEQISTVWASSLPEEAKSMAGPLLSMMTQMGGMAFGSQLGQALGTLSKEVLTSTDIGLPLGPKGVAALMPAAVESLTEGLEQPRSEIITFLAAREAAHHRLFSHVPWLSSQLMNAVEAFAKGMKIDMSGLEELAQGFNPAALTDPAQMEQLLSQGMFEPKATPEQTAALERLETLLALIEGWVQTVVTDALGDRIPGTSALSETLRRRRATGGPAEQTFATLVGLELRPRKMREAAALWERLTEAVGSDARDGVWQHPDLLPSAQDLDEPAGFIDRMIGGDTSGIDQALADLEKDSGTDDSER from the coding sequence ATGGCTGACCTGCCTTTCGGCTTCTCCCCCGGGGACGACCCCGAGCGAGACAAACGTAAGAAGGACCCGGACTCGGGGTCCGGCGATGCCGGCGGCCCCACGCCCGGCGACCCGTTCGGCATGGGGTTCGCGGGCGGTTCCGAGTTCGACATGTCCCAGCTGGGTCAGATCTTCAGCCGCCTCGGCGAGATGTTCAGCGGCGCCGGCAACGTCACGGCCGACGGCGCCAAGTCGGGCCCCGTGAACTATGACCTGGCCCGCCAGCTGGCGTCGAGCTCGATCGGCTTCGTCGCACCGGTCAGCGAGAACACCAGCTCGGCCATCTCCGACGCCGTCCACCTGGCCGAGACCTGGCTCGACGGCGTGACAGCACTGCCTGCCGGCACCACCAAGACCGTGGCATGGACGCCCACCGACTGGGTCGACAACACGCTCGAGACGTGGAAACGACTCTGCGATCCGGTGGCCGAGCAGATCTCCACGGTGTGGGCGTCATCGCTGCCCGAAGAGGCGAAGTCCATGGCCGGGCCGCTGCTGTCGATGATGACGCAGATGGGCGGCATGGCCTTCGGCTCGCAGCTGGGCCAGGCGCTGGGCACCTTGTCGAAGGAAGTCCTGACGTCCACCGACATCGGATTGCCCTTGGGCCCCAAAGGCGTTGCGGCCCTTATGCCTGCCGCGGTCGAATCGCTCACCGAAGGGCTCGAGCAGCCGCGCAGCGAGATCATCACATTCCTTGCGGCGCGCGAGGCCGCGCATCACCGCCTGTTCAGTCACGTGCCGTGGCTGTCGAGCCAGCTGATGAACGCCGTCGAGGCGTTCGCCAAGGGCATGAAGATCGACATGAGCGGACTCGAGGAGCTCGCGCAGGGGTTCAACCCCGCGGCGCTGACCGACCCGGCGCAGATGGAACAGCTGTTGAGCCAGGGCATGTTCGAACCGAAGGCGACGCCGGAGCAGACCGCCGCCCTCGAACGGCTCGAGACGCTGCTCGCGCTGATCGAGGGATGGGTGCAGACCGTCGTCACCGATGCGCTGGGCGACCGGATCCCCGGCACGTCGGCGCTGTCGGAGACATTGCGTCGACGACGCGCCACCGGTGGGCCGGCCGAACAGACCTTCGCCACCCTCGTCGGCCTGGAACTGCGGCCGCGCAAGATGCGCGAGGCCGCAGCGTTGTGGGAGCGGCTCACCGAAGCCGTCGGCTCCGACGCCCGCGACGGGGTGTGGCAGCATCCAGACCTGCTGCCCAGCGCGCAGGACCTCGACGAGCCGGCCGGCTTCATCGACCGCATGATCGGCGGCGATACCAGCGGCATCGACCAGGCACTGGCCGATCTCGAAAAAGACTCGGGCACAGACGATTCCGAGCGCTGA
- a CDS encoding UPF0182 family protein, protein MGMRPAARMPKLTRRSRVLIGIGAIFVLILLIGPRLIDTYVDWLWFGELGYRSVFTTQLFTRLVVFLIAAVLIGAIVFAGLALAYRTRPVFVPTTGPNDPVARYRTAVMSRLRLVGIGIPAFIGVLAGIVAQSYWTRIQLFLHGGSFGIADPQFGMDLGFYAFELPFYRLVLSFLFVATFLAFIANLLGHYLFGGIRLSGRSGALTRAARIQLITLVGVLMLLKAAAYWLDRYELLSHTRSGKPFTGAGYTDINAVLPAKLILMAIAVICAAAVFSAIVLRDLRIPAIGVVLLLLSSLVIGAGWPLVVEQFSVKPNAAQKESEYISRSITATRQAYGLTDETVTYRDYSGDAQTTAQQVANDRATTSNIRLLDPTIVSPAFTQFQQGKNFYYFPDHLAMDRYTGRDGNLRDFVVAARELNPDRLIDNQRDWINRHTVYTHGNGFIASPANTVRGVANDPNQNGGYPEFLASVVGANGSVVSPGPAPLDQPRIYFGPVIANTAADYAIVGKNGDVDREYDYETNTETKNYTYGGSGGVPVGSWLARSVFAAKFAERNFLFSNVIGENSKILFNRDPADRVEAAAPWLTTDTTVYPAIVNKKMVWIVDGYTTLDNYPYSQLTTLSSATADSSEVAVNRLQVDKQVSYIRNSVKATVDAYDGTVTLYAQDENDPVLQAWMKVFPGTVKPKSDISPELQRHLRYPEDLFKVQRALLAKYHVDDPVTFFSTSDFWDVPLDPNPTASSYQPPYYIVAKNLASNDNSASFQLTSAMNRFRRDFLAAYISASSDPDTYGKLTVLTIPGQVNGPKLAFNAISTDTAVSQDLGVIGRDNQNRIRWGNLLTLPVAQGGLLYVAPVYASPGTSDAASSYPRLIRVAMMYNDKVGYGPTVRDALTELFGPGADATATGPAPTGPVNGQAPAATPASEGQPPAAQPGDQRPPEAQVPAAAVPPGGPVQLSAAKAAALQDVNAALEALQGAQTGGNFAEYGEALQRLDDAVEKYQSTR, encoded by the coding sequence GTGGGTATGCGGCCAGCGGCAAGAATGCCGAAGCTGACACGACGAAGCCGGGTTCTCATCGGGATTGGTGCGATCTTCGTCTTGATCCTGTTGATCGGGCCTCGCCTGATCGATACGTACGTCGACTGGTTGTGGTTCGGCGAGCTCGGATACCGCTCCGTGTTCACCACGCAGCTGTTCACCCGCCTTGTGGTGTTTCTGATCGCCGCGGTGTTGATCGGCGCGATCGTGTTCGCCGGGCTTGCACTGGCGTATCGCACCCGGCCGGTGTTCGTCCCGACCACCGGCCCCAACGACCCGGTCGCGCGCTACCGCACCGCGGTGATGTCCCGGCTGCGGCTTGTCGGCATCGGTATCCCGGCATTCATCGGTGTTCTGGCGGGCATTGTGGCGCAGAGTTATTGGACCCGTATCCAGCTTTTCCTACACGGCGGCAGCTTCGGGATCGCCGATCCGCAGTTCGGTATGGACCTCGGCTTCTACGCGTTCGAGCTGCCGTTCTACCGGCTGGTTTTGAGCTTCCTGTTCGTCGCGACGTTCCTCGCGTTCATCGCAAACCTTTTGGGCCATTATCTCTTCGGCGGTATCCGGTTGTCCGGTCGCAGCGGAGCACTGACCCGCGCGGCGCGCATTCAGCTGATCACGTTGGTCGGCGTTTTGATGCTGCTCAAGGCTGCCGCATACTGGCTGGACCGGTATGAGCTGTTGAGCCATACCCGCAGCGGCAAGCCATTCACCGGCGCGGGATACACCGACATCAACGCGGTGCTGCCGGCGAAGCTCATCCTGATGGCCATCGCGGTCATCTGCGCGGCGGCTGTGTTTTCGGCGATTGTGTTGCGTGACTTGCGGATCCCCGCCATCGGCGTGGTCCTGCTGCTGTTGTCGTCGCTGGTGATCGGCGCCGGGTGGCCGTTGGTCGTCGAACAGTTCAGCGTCAAACCGAACGCCGCGCAGAAGGAAAGCGAATACATCAGTCGAAGTATCACCGCGACCAGACAGGCGTACGGGCTGACCGACGAGACGGTCACGTATCGCGATTACAGCGGGGATGCGCAGACGACGGCTCAGCAGGTGGCCAATGACCGTGCGACGACGTCGAACATCCGGTTGCTCGATCCGACCATCGTCAGCCCGGCGTTCACTCAGTTCCAGCAGGGCAAGAACTTCTACTACTTCCCGGACCATCTGGCGATGGACCGCTACACCGGCCGGGATGGAAACCTGCGTGACTTCGTCGTTGCCGCCCGCGAACTCAACCCCGACCGGCTGATCGACAACCAGCGCGACTGGATCAACCGGCACACCGTCTATACGCACGGCAACGGCTTCATCGCCTCGCCGGCCAACACCGTTCGTGGAGTCGCCAATGACCCCAACCAGAACGGTGGATACCCCGAGTTCCTCGCGAGTGTGGTCGGCGCGAACGGCAGCGTCGTCTCGCCAGGACCCGCACCGCTGGATCAGCCGCGAATCTACTTCGGTCCGGTGATCGCGAACACCGCAGCCGATTACGCAATCGTCGGTAAGAACGGCGACGTCGACCGGGAATACGACTACGAGACCAATACCGAGACCAAGAACTACACCTACGGCGGATCGGGCGGTGTGCCCGTCGGCAGTTGGCTGGCGCGTTCGGTGTTCGCCGCGAAGTTCGCCGAGCGGAACTTCTTGTTCTCCAACGTGATCGGTGAGAACAGCAAGATCTTGTTCAACCGCGATCCGGCCGATCGCGTCGAGGCCGCTGCGCCGTGGCTGACGACCGACACGACCGTGTACCCGGCCATCGTGAACAAGAAGATGGTGTGGATCGTGGACGGCTACACCACGCTCGACAACTACCCGTATTCACAGTTGACGACCCTGTCGAGCGCCACGGCGGACTCCAGTGAGGTGGCCGTCAACCGCCTGCAGGTCGACAAGCAGGTGTCTTACATCCGTAACTCGGTGAAGGCGACGGTCGACGCATACGACGGCACGGTGACGCTGTATGCGCAGGACGAAAACGATCCGGTGCTGCAGGCCTGGATGAAGGTGTTCCCGGGCACCGTCAAGCCCAAGAGCGACATCAGCCCCGAACTGCAACGGCACCTGCGTTACCCCGAGGATCTGTTCAAGGTTCAGCGCGCGTTGTTGGCCAAGTACCACGTCGACGATCCCGTGACGTTCTTCTCGACATCGGATTTCTGGGACGTTCCCCTGGATCCGAACCCCACTGCCAGCAGCTATCAGCCGCCGTACTACATCGTCGCTAAAAACCTTGCGAGCAACGATAATTCGGCATCATTCCAGTTGACGAGCGCGATGAACAGGTTCCGCCGAGACTTCCTGGCGGCCTATATCAGCGCCAGTTCGGACCCCGATACATACGGCAAGCTCACCGTGCTGACCATTCCCGGCCAGGTGAACGGACCGAAACTGGCGTTCAACGCGATCAGCACCGACACCGCGGTGAGCCAGGATCTCGGTGTCATCGGACGGGACAACCAGAACCGCATCCGGTGGGGCAATCTGCTCACGTTGCCGGTCGCCCAGGGTGGTCTGCTTTATGTCGCACCTGTTTACGCGTCTCCGGGCACCAGCGATGCCGCGTCGTCGTACCCCCGCTTGATCCGGGTGGCGATGATGTACAACGACAAGGTCGGTTACGGCCCGACCGTGCGTGACGCGCTCACCGAGCTGTTCGGGCCAGGTGCCGACGCCACCGCCACCGGCCCTGCGCCGACGGGTCCGGTGAACGGACAAGCGCCGGCGGCCACGCCGGCTTCCGAAGGGCAGCCGCCGGCCGCGCAGCCGGGGGATCAGCGCCCACCCGAGGCGCAGGTTCCGGCAGCAGCGGTGCCGCCCGGTGGCCCCGTGCAGTTGTCGGCGGCGAAAGCCGCAGCGCTGCAAGATGTCAACGCGGCGCTGGAAGCCCTGCAGGGCGCCCAGACGGGTGGCAACTTCGCGGAGTACGGCGAGGCTCTGCAACGCCTCGACGACGCGGTGGAGAAGTACCAGTCAACTCGCTGA
- a CDS encoding MMPL/RND family transporter: MSNGTMLEERTERPRIARFIHRFSGLIIVGWLAITVVLTLLVPPLEVVERQKAVPLTAVDAPSFRAAQRVGEAFNESTSGAVAVIVLEGQEPLGDDAHQFYDELIRQFRDDTAHVQHVQDFWGDPLTEGAAQSADGKAAYVQVTLVGQAGQATGNESVKALQEIVARTPAPPGVQAHVTGGAAIVADMGESGNRTVVLVTLVSLSVIFVMLLLTFRSIATTLVILVTVGIELQVARGIIAFLGLHDIVGLTTFVVNLLVSLGIAAGTDYGIFFFGRYKEARAAGEDREAAFYTTYRSVAKVVLASGSTIAGAIFCLHFTRLPFFQPVGIPGALGIMVAVAVALTLVPAALAVGSRFGRFEPKRQIHTYRWRRIGTMVVRWPAPIFIATVVVSLIGLLTLPGYKPSYNDQKYLPQDIPANMGYAAAARHFPESALTAPDLLMIESDHDMRNSADLLVLNKLAKAVFAVPGIANVQSITRPEGTQIAHTTIPFMMSTQNAGQLLAMPFQKERMEDMLVQAQEMETTIGILQRMYSLMQQLVDTTHRMVATTHDLQDITNELRDHLANFQDFFRPLFNYLYWEPHCYNIPLCWSIRSISDALDGIDRITVSMEALVNNLDELDALLPQILLSFPQMIATLESTRSMMLTMHSTMGGTISAMEEASDNATAMGKAFDAAKNDDSFYLPPEVFENEDFKRVLDVFLSPDGKAARLLISQRGDPSTPEGVSRVEPIRDAAEEALKGTPLESSRISLSGSAASVKDIVEGSTYDLLIAAVSALCLIFIIMLLITRSFVAALVIVGTVALSMGASFGLSVLIWQHLLGIQIHWMVLAMAVMVLLAVGSDYNLLFVSRMKEELGAGINTGIIRAMGGSGRVVTAAGLVFAATMASMLVSDLLSLGQLGATIAVGLLFDTLVVRALMVPSIAALLGRWFWWPQLVRTRPASGLLRSVGPRPLVRSLLLRD; encoded by the coding sequence ATGAGTAACGGCACCATGCTCGAGGAGCGCACCGAGCGACCGAGAATTGCGCGCTTCATCCACCGTTTCTCGGGGCTCATCATCGTGGGGTGGTTGGCGATCACCGTCGTATTGACGTTGCTCGTACCACCCCTGGAGGTGGTCGAAAGACAGAAAGCTGTACCGCTGACCGCCGTGGATGCGCCGTCGTTCAGGGCGGCCCAGCGGGTAGGTGAAGCCTTCAACGAATCCACGTCCGGGGCGGTCGCGGTGATCGTCCTGGAGGGCCAAGAACCTCTTGGCGACGATGCGCACCAGTTCTACGACGAGCTCATTCGTCAGTTCCGCGACGATACGGCGCACGTGCAGCACGTTCAGGATTTCTGGGGCGATCCACTCACCGAGGGTGCGGCGCAGAGCGCCGACGGCAAGGCCGCATACGTGCAAGTGACCCTGGTCGGTCAAGCCGGCCAGGCGACGGGGAACGAATCGGTCAAGGCCCTCCAGGAGATCGTTGCGCGCACCCCCGCACCGCCAGGCGTGCAGGCGCATGTCACAGGTGGTGCGGCGATCGTCGCTGACATGGGCGAAAGTGGTAACCGCACCGTCGTCCTGGTCACGCTCGTCAGCCTCTCGGTTATTTTCGTGATGCTGCTGCTGACGTTCCGTTCGATCGCCACCACGCTCGTCATATTGGTGACCGTCGGAATCGAACTGCAGGTAGCGCGCGGAATCATCGCGTTCCTCGGGTTGCACGACATCGTCGGTTTGACGACCTTCGTCGTGAATCTGTTGGTGTCACTCGGAATTGCGGCGGGCACCGACTACGGGATCTTTTTCTTCGGCCGATATAAAGAGGCGCGCGCTGCCGGTGAGGACCGGGAAGCCGCCTTCTATACGACCTACCGCAGCGTCGCCAAAGTCGTGTTGGCCTCTGGTTCGACGATCGCCGGCGCCATCTTCTGCCTGCATTTCACGCGTCTGCCATTCTTCCAACCCGTTGGCATCCCCGGCGCTTTGGGGATCATGGTCGCCGTCGCGGTCGCTCTGACGCTTGTTCCCGCGGCCCTGGCCGTGGGCAGCCGCTTCGGTCGGTTCGAGCCCAAGAGGCAGATTCATACGTACCGATGGCGACGCATAGGAACGATGGTCGTCCGGTGGCCAGCGCCTATTTTCATCGCCACGGTGGTGGTTTCGCTGATCGGATTGTTGACGCTGCCTGGATACAAGCCCAGCTACAACGATCAGAAGTATCTCCCGCAGGACATCCCCGCCAACATGGGCTATGCCGCCGCCGCGCGGCATTTTCCCGAATCGGCACTGACTGCTCCCGATCTACTCATGATCGAGTCCGATCACGACATGCGGAACTCCGCTGATCTCCTGGTGCTGAACAAGTTGGCCAAGGCCGTCTTCGCCGTGCCGGGCATTGCCAATGTGCAGTCGATTACTCGTCCTGAGGGAACTCAGATCGCGCACACGACGATTCCGTTCATGATGAGTACCCAGAACGCCGGCCAGCTCTTGGCCATGCCGTTCCAGAAGGAACGCATGGAGGACATGCTCGTACAGGCCCAAGAGATGGAAACGACGATCGGCATCTTGCAGCGCATGTACAGCCTGATGCAACAACTCGTCGACACGACTCATCGCATGGTGGCGACCACGCACGATCTCCAGGACATCACGAACGAGCTGCGCGATCATCTGGCGAATTTCCAGGACTTCTTCCGGCCGCTCTTCAATTACCTGTACTGGGAGCCGCACTGCTACAACATCCCGCTCTGCTGGTCCATCAGGTCCATATCTGACGCGCTGGACGGAATCGACCGAATCACCGTATCGATGGAAGCGCTGGTCAATAACCTCGACGAATTAGATGCGTTGCTACCTCAGATACTCCTGTCCTTCCCGCAGATGATTGCGACGTTGGAGAGCACCCGCTCGATGATGCTCACCATGCACAGCACCATGGGCGGCACCATCAGCGCGATGGAGGAAGCCTCCGACAACGCCACGGCCATGGGCAAGGCGTTCGATGCCGCCAAGAACGACGACTCCTTCTATCTGCCCCCAGAAGTATTCGAGAACGAGGATTTCAAGCGGGTCCTGGACGTCTTCCTTTCGCCGGACGGAAAGGCTGCGCGCCTGCTGATTTCGCAGCGCGGCGATCCGTCGACGCCGGAGGGTGTCTCGCGGGTCGAGCCGATCAGAGATGCAGCTGAGGAGGCCCTCAAAGGCACCCCACTGGAAAGCAGCCGAATAAGTCTCTCCGGCAGCGCGGCGTCCGTGAAGGACATCGTGGAAGGATCCACCTACGACCTCCTGATCGCGGCAGTCTCAGCACTCTGCCTCATTTTCATCATCATGCTGCTCATCACGCGAAGCTTCGTCGCTGCCCTGGTGATCGTCGGTACGGTGGCGCTTTCGATGGGTGCGTCCTTCGGCTTGTCGGTCCTCATCTGGCAGCATCTGCTCGGGATTCAGATCCACTGGATGGTCCTGGCGATGGCGGTGATGGTCCTTTTGGCGGTCGGGTCCGACTACAACCTGCTGTTCGTGTCGCGGATGAAAGAGGAATTGGGCGCGGGAATCAACACGGGCATCATCCGGGCCATGGGTGGCAGCGGCAGGGTCGTCACAGCCGCCGGTCTGGTATTCGCCGCCACCATGGCGTCCATGCTGGTGAGCGACCTACTCAGCCTAGGCCAGCTCGGCGCCACCATCGCCGTGGGACTGTTGTTCGACACATTGGTCGTCCGAGCGTTGATGGTGCCCTCGATCGCCGCGTTGTTGGGACGCTGGTTCTGGTGGCCGCAACTCGTGAGAACTCGGCCGGCGAGTGGACTACTTAGGTCGGTAGGTCCCCGCCCCCTCGTGCGCTCCCTGTTGCTGAGGGACTAA
- a CDS encoding YlbL family protein: protein MNRRILTLLVALVPIIAFGIVLSVVTVPFVSLGPGPTFDTLGEVDGKEVVDIEGTEVHPTSGHLNMTTVSQRDQLTLGQALVLWMSGREQLVPRDLVYPPDKSKDEVDEANNTDFRQSEDSAEYAALLYLKYPMAVTVESVNEDGPSAGKLEDGDAIDYVNGKPVADLDAFQALIKDTKPGEQVVLDYRRKNGDLGAATITLGKHPDKDQGYLGIGVLDAPWAPFTVEFNLANIGGPSAGLMFSLAVVDKLTTGDLNDGKFVAGTGTITGDGKVGAIGGITHKMLAARDAGASIFLVPAENCEEAKTAHQDGLELVKVENLDQAVDALKTLSAGGERPAC from the coding sequence GTGAACAGGCGCATTTTGACGTTGCTCGTCGCGCTGGTCCCGATTATCGCGTTCGGAATCGTGCTGTCGGTGGTGACGGTGCCGTTCGTGTCGCTGGGGCCTGGGCCGACGTTCGACACACTTGGTGAGGTCGACGGCAAGGAGGTCGTCGACATCGAGGGCACCGAGGTCCATCCGACATCGGGACACCTGAACATGACAACGGTGTCTCAGCGCGACCAGTTGACTCTCGGTCAGGCGCTCGTGCTGTGGATGTCGGGCCGAGAACAACTGGTACCGCGCGACCTGGTGTACCCGCCGGACAAGTCGAAGGACGAGGTCGACGAGGCCAACAACACCGACTTCCGTCAGTCCGAGGACAGCGCCGAATACGCCGCACTGCTCTACCTGAAGTATCCGATGGCTGTGACGGTCGAATCGGTCAACGAGGACGGTCCGTCGGCGGGCAAGCTGGAGGACGGCGATGCGATCGACTACGTCAACGGAAAGCCGGTGGCCGACCTCGACGCGTTCCAGGCGCTGATCAAGGACACCAAACCGGGGGAGCAGGTGGTCTTGGATTACCGCCGCAAGAACGGTGACCTCGGCGCTGCGACCATCACGCTGGGTAAACACCCGGACAAAGACCAGGGTTACCTCGGGATCGGGGTGCTCGACGCGCCGTGGGCGCCATTCACCGTCGAATTCAACCTGGCCAATATCGGCGGGCCGTCCGCCGGGCTGATGTTCAGCCTCGCGGTCGTCGACAAACTCACCACCGGAGACCTCAACGACGGCAAGTTCGTCGCGGGTACCGGAACCATCACCGGCGACGGCAAGGTGGGCGCGATCGGCGGCATCACGCACAAGATGCTGGCCGCCAGGGACGCGGGGGCCTCCATTTTCCTGGTCCCCGCCGAAAACTGCGAGGAAGCCAAGACGGCCCATCAGGACGGACTGGAACTGGTCAAGGTCGAGAACCTCGATCAGGCCGTCGACGCGCTCAAGACCCTCTCAGCCGGTGGCGAACGCCCCGCATGCTGA
- a CDS encoding alpha/beta fold hydrolase has product MNLAYDDRGSGDAVLFISGHGGVGRTWDIHQVPAFLDAGYRVVTFDNRGVGATANADGFTTATVVADTAALIEQLDLAPVRLVAVSMGSFIAQELMLARTDLVSQAVLMATRGRHDRAREFFARAEKDLIEAGVRLPVNYAAKLRVMEGFSPKTLNDDDAVAEWIDTFTMWPAASTPGVRAQFRIAPDSNRLPAYQAITASVLVIGFADDLVLPPHLGAEVAAAIPNGRYLEIADTGHLGFLERPDAVNAAMLDFFATG; this is encoded by the coding sequence GTGAACCTGGCCTACGACGACCGCGGCAGCGGCGACGCGGTGCTGTTCATTTCCGGCCACGGCGGTGTTGGACGCACCTGGGACATTCACCAGGTGCCGGCTTTCCTCGACGCCGGTTACCGCGTCGTCACGTTCGACAACAGGGGAGTGGGCGCGACCGCGAATGCCGACGGCTTCACCACCGCGACGGTCGTGGCTGACACCGCGGCGCTCATCGAGCAGCTCGACCTGGCCCCGGTGCGACTCGTGGCGGTCTCGATGGGCTCTTTTATCGCCCAGGAACTTATGCTGGCTCGCACCGACCTGGTCAGCCAGGCCGTCCTGATGGCCACCCGCGGCAGGCATGACCGTGCGCGCGAGTTCTTCGCGCGAGCCGAAAAGGATCTCATCGAAGCCGGCGTCCGGCTGCCGGTGAACTATGCGGCGAAACTTCGTGTGATGGAAGGATTTTCGCCAAAGACATTGAACGACGACGACGCCGTCGCGGAGTGGATCGACACCTTCACGATGTGGCCCGCCGCCTCCACTCCCGGAGTTCGCGCCCAGTTCCGCATCGCCCCGGACAGCAATCGGCTACCCGCATACCAGGCGATCACCGCTTCGGTGTTGGTGATCGGGTTCGCTGACGACCTCGTATTGCCTCCCCACCTCGGAGCCGAGGTGGCGGCCGCCATACCCAACGGCCGATATCTGGAAATCGCCGACACCGGTCATCTCGGATTTCTCGAACGGCCCGATGCGGTGAACGCGGCGATGCTGGACTTCTTCGCCACCGGCTGA
- a CDS encoding cyclodehydratase: MAGYVLDPARPVLLRPDGVVQVGWDPRRAVLVRPPTGMTARTLADLLRRLQSGATLAQLDEHADGIGTHVVAELVSSLVDAAVVTSTSRGRTRAASIRIHGRGPLSDLLASALRCSGALITQSSRTHAGAPADLAVLTDFLVSDPRVVRDLHADGVPYLPVRVRDGAGLVGPLVLPGVTSCLQCADLHRSERDSAWPAVAAQLRDTVGSADRATVLATAALALNQVERVVRAVHDGLDIADTAEPPPTLNTTLEFDVNVGTIAARHWPRHPGCGC; encoded by the coding sequence ATGGCGGGATACGTCCTGGACCCCGCGCGACCGGTCCTGTTGCGGCCCGACGGCGTCGTGCAGGTTGGCTGGGATCCGCGGCGAGCGGTCCTGGTTCGTCCACCGACGGGAATGACCGCGCGCACGCTGGCTGATCTGCTGCGCCGGCTGCAGTCCGGCGCGACCCTGGCGCAGCTCGACGAACACGCCGACGGGATCGGGACCCACGTCGTGGCGGAGCTGGTTTCGTCGCTGGTCGACGCCGCGGTCGTGACGAGCACGTCCCGAGGACGCACCCGGGCCGCGTCCATCCGAATCCACGGCCGAGGTCCGCTGTCGGACCTGCTCGCCTCGGCACTGCGTTGCTCGGGCGCCCTCATCACGCAGAGCAGCCGCACGCATGCCGGTGCACCCGCCGACTTGGCGGTGTTGACCGACTTCCTGGTGTCAGACCCGCGGGTGGTGCGTGACCTGCACGCCGACGGGGTCCCCTATCTTCCGGTGCGGGTGCGCGACGGTGCCGGCCTCGTCGGACCGTTGGTGTTACCCGGGGTGACGTCCTGCCTGCAATGTGCGGATCTGCATCGCAGCGAACGGGATTCGGCCTGGCCGGCGGTCGCTGCACAGCTACGCGACACCGTCGGCAGCGCCGACCGGGCGACGGTGCTGGCAACCGCGGCGCTGGCACTCAACCAGGTCGAGCGCGTCGTGCGCGCGGTGCACGACGGCCTCGACATAGCCGACACTGCGGAGCCGCCCCCGACGTTGAACACCACCCTGGAGTTCGACGTGAACGTCGGCACCATTGCTGCGCGCCATTGGCCGAGGCATCCAGGCTGCGGCTGCTGA